One region of Salvia miltiorrhiza cultivar Shanhuang (shh) chromosome 3, IMPLAD_Smil_shh, whole genome shotgun sequence genomic DNA includes:
- the LOC131014191 gene encoding pyruvate kinase 1, cytosolic-like, with product MTHFDNLLEKADGIILSRGNLGIDLPPEKVFLFQKEAVHKCNMAGKPAVVTRVVDSMADNLRPTRAEATDVANAVLDGSDAILLGAETVRGFYPVETISVVRKICAEAEKVYNQNLYFKKTVKFVGEPMSHLESIASSAVRAAIKVKASVIICFTSSRKSC from the exons ATGACTCATTTTGATAATCTCCTTGAAAAAGCTGATGGAATCATCCTCTCTCGTGGGAATCTTGGGATCGATCTCCCACCAGAGAAG GTGTTTTTGTTCCAGAAGGAAGCTGTTCACAAGTGCAACATGGCAGGGAAGCCGGCAGTGGTGACTCGTGTCGTGGACAGTATGGCTGACAACTTGAGGCCTACTCGTGCAGAGGCAACTGATGTCGCCAATGCTGTTTTAGATG GCAGTGATGCAATCCTGCTAGGAGCAGAAACAGTGAGGGGGTTTTACCCTGTAGAGACTATATCCGTTGTTCGTAAGATTTGTGCTGAG GCAGAAAAGGTTTACAATCAGAATCTCTACTTCAAGAAGACAGTGAAGTTTGTTGGGGAACCAATGAGTCACCTTGAATCAATTGCCTCATCTGCT GTCCGAGCTGCTATCAAGGTCAAGGCATCAGTCATCATCTGTTTCACTTCTTCCAGGAAGAGCTGCTAG
- the LOC131018954 gene encoding pelargonidin 3-O-(6-caffeoylglucoside) 5-O-(6-O-malonylglucoside) 4'''-malonyltransferase-like, with protein sequence MSVAYEFGCSSVLSIETGIRHWPKPWWISTRLLEDTSRMRTVSTATMRAEALDVELVDLIGKSHPRHRRQRFAQDFRHTFHHHLHFQINWFKSPRLSALRLYSPAKITKASSADGPKIVAKRLLFDKAALTTLKSKIRPETTSGSQVVSAVIAKALIGVDRAKHGKSRDFVVFQPINMRERTIPPQSKHICANLTFTTLTPEEMGVQELVDVIGDGVRNTVAELAGVLSPYRDGREIIMKSLGSMMKAFQNQETKFIAFSDCSEFGFYEADFGWGKPAWATLIPQRLRSNSSVLMSNKEGDGIEAWVHLYQDDMPYFDQDECSDPLFICYLNTVSRY encoded by the exons ATGTCTGTCGCCTATGAATTTGGCTGTTCTTCTGTTCTATCAATCGAAACCGGAATCAGGCATTGGCCAAAACCTTGGTGGATTTCTACCCGCTTGCTGGAAGATACATCAAGGATGAGAACCGTGTCGACTGCAACGATGAGAGCAGAAGCTCTCGACGTCGAGCTCGTAGATCTCATCGGGAAAA GCCACCCTCGTCATCGCCGTCAGCGTTTCGCACAGGATTTTCGACATACCTTCCATCACCACCTTCATTTCCAGATAAACTGGTTCAAGTCACCCCGTCTTTCGGCATTGCGTCTCTACTCCCCTGCAAAGATCACAAAGGCATCTAGCGCCGATGGCCCCAAGATTGTTGCTAAGAGGCTGCTATTCGACAAGGCGGCTTTAACGACTCTCAAATCGAAAATAAGGCCGGAGACGACTTCAGGATCCCAAGTCGTGTCCGCCGTTATAGCCAAAGCCCTCATCGGCGTGGACCGTGCCAAACATGGGAAGAGCAGAGATTTCGTCGTTTTCCAACCAATCAACATGCGAGAGAGAACGATTCCACCTCAGTCGAAGCACATTTGTGCGAACCTGACGTTCACGACGCTGACGCCAGAGGAGATGGGAGTCCAGGAACTGGTTGATGTGATTGGCGATGGTGTTCGGAACACTGTGGCTGAGCTTGCGGGAGTGCTGTCTCCCTACAGAGATGGACGCGAGATTATCATGAAAAGTTTGGGGAGCATGATGAAAGCTTTTCAGAATCAGGAGACTAAGTTTATAGCCTTCTCCGACTGCAGCGAGTTTGGATTCTACGAAGCTGACTTCGGGTGGGGGAAGCCTGCGTGGGCGACCCTTATACCGCAGCGGCTGCGTAGCAACTCGAGTGTGCTGATGAGCAACAAAGAGGGTGATGGGATTGAGGCATGGGTGCATTTGTACCAAGATGACATGCCTTACTTCGACCAAGATGAGTGTAGTGACCCGCTttttatatgttatttaaatacagTATCTCGATATTAA
- the LOC131014189 gene encoding uncharacterized protein LOC131014189, producing the protein MHLFSSIIDVLEYVGKNGNDDAQRAEAIDLLEVMNRFEFVFVLHIMRKILGITHELSQVLQRKDQDIVNVMNLVKVAKTRLQAMRDDGWEILLTEVSKFCSTHEIIMLDMEDEYVARGRGRRRVEKMTNLHHYRVELFYSVIDMQVLELNHCFDEINTELLLCMACLDPRDSFSAFDVKKLVRLAKLYPSEFFEVTLYELERQLENFIFDVRLDEKFSKLLGIGSLAQKMVSTRKHEVFPLVYLLIKLSLVLPVATATVERAFSAMKFIKSALRNRMGDKLLNDCLISYIEKDVFVNVTNEAIMQRFQNMKNRREML; encoded by the coding sequence ATGCATTTATTTTCTTCTATTATTGATGTTCTTGAGTATGTTGGGAAGAATGGAAATGATGATGCACAGAGGGCTGAAGCCATTGATTTGTTAGAAGTTATGAATCGctttgagtttgtgtttgtgttaCATATTATGAGGAAAATCTTGGGAATCACACATGAACTATCTCAAGTGCTACAAAGAAAGGATCAAGATATTGTTAATGTTATGAATCTTGTTAAAGTGGCAAAAACACGTTTGCAAGCGATGAGAGATGATGGTTGGGAGATTTTGTTGACTGAAGTTTCCAAGTTTTGTAGCACACATGAGATAATTATGCTTGATATGGAAGATGAATATGTAGCTCGAGGAAGAGGAAGACGTAGAGTTGAGAAAATGACCAATCTCCATCATTATCGAGTTGAGTTATTTTATTCTGTGATTGATATGCAAGTTCTAGAGTTAAATCATTGTTTTGATGAAATCAACACAGAGTTACTTTTATGCATGGCATGCTTGGATCCTAGAGATTCATTTTCTGCATTTGATGTCAAGAAGCTGGTTCGCCTTGCAAAGCTTTACCCGTCTGAATTTTTTGAAGTAACTTTGTATGAACTTGAAAGACAGCTTGAGAACTTTATTTTTGATGTGCGCTTAGAtgaaaaattctcaaaattatTAGGGATCGGAAGTCTGGCTCAAAAGATGGTTTCTACAAGAAAACATGAAGTTTTTCCGTTAGTTTATCTGTTAATCAAGTTGTCATTGGTTCTACCAGTTGCTACAGCTACAGTAGAAAGAGCTTTTTCAGCTATGAAGTTCATAAAGAGTGCTCTACGCAATCGTATGGGAGATAAGCTGTTAAATGATTGTCTGATATCTTACATCGAAAAGGATGTATTTGTAAATGTTACTAATGAAGCGATTATGCAGCGGTTTCAAAACATGAAAAATAGAAGGGAAATGTTATAA
- the LOC131018953 gene encoding pelargonidin 3-O-(6-caffeoylglucoside) 5-O-(6-O-malonylglucoside) 4'''-malonyltransferase-like has product MNRISVKRFSFNKESIAGLRSSNPRMSKVRGVCAVITKALMRLDRAKHGRSRDCVITQAVNMRERTTPPLPRHACGNLVLLSLARCSAPGEGEGVADVLGDATSKAVSDCAEILGLEEDRRNESAGRAFMSGEEIVLSFTDYSKFGWYGVDLGWGKPVWASIAPHATANTVVLMGSRDGDGIEAWVHLEKNNMRLFEEDDEIARFCGLG; this is encoded by the coding sequence ATGAATAGAATTTCAGTGAAGAGGTTTTCGTTTAACAAGGAAAGCATAGCCGGGTTGAGGTCGAGTAACCCGAGGATGTCGAAGGTTCGTGGCGTGTGTGCTGTCATAACCAAAGCCCTGATGAGGCTGGATCGCGCGAAGCATGGGCGATCCAGAGACTGTGTTATAACTCAAGCAGTTAACATGCGGGAGAGAACAACCCCGCCTCTGCCCAGACACGCTTGCGGTAATCTGGTCCTGCTGTCTCTCGCCCGCTGCAGTGCACCGGGCGAGGGCGAGGGCGTGGCTGATGTTCTAGGCGACGCCACGAGCAAAGCCGTttctgactgcgctgagatattGGGGTTGGAAGAGGATAGACGCAACGAGAGTGCGGGCAGAGCATTCATGAGCGGTGAGGAGATTGTTTTGAGCTTCACTGATTACAGTAAGTTTGGATGGTACGGAGTGGATTTGGGGTGGGGGAAGCCGGTGTGGGCGAGCATTGCTCCGCATGCGACTGCAAACACGGTGGTTCTAATGGGAAGCAGAGACGGAGATGGGATTGAGGCGTGGGTGCATTTGGAGAAGAACAACATGCGATTGTTTGAGGAAGATGACGAGATTGCCAGATTCTGTGGCTTGGGATGA